The region ATCACCCACTGATCGGGCCCTGGTAGATCTTCGATTGTCTTGACAGGACTCTCGCCAGTCCTGCTGCACTCCATCCAGGCTTTGGGCGACGTGTTGTTAAAGTCCTTCTCCTCCTGAGTGGTATAGCTCAGTGGCACCCACCAACATTCCTTCCCGGTTCTAGATAATTCGGTATTCAGAAGGTAGCGTTCCTGACTGATCTCCGCAGTCTTTGCCGCGTAGTCTCGGGTTACATTAAGCACGGGATATCTATAAGTTGGTTAAATAAAGCAAACCCAAATATGCTTTCTTAAGACGTTTACACTTACCCGGTTTGTAGAGTCCAGGAGTCCATGATGGTCTTTATGTCATAATCCCTTGGCAGAGAACCAGTTTTGTGAGCAGCTTGAGTAAGTGACTCCCACAGATTGTCCTGTTCCGCGTTCTTATAAGCATACCTCTCCAGATACGATTTGAGACCCATGCGGAACGACTCCTCCCCCAGGAACAAGTGCATCATTCGCAGAACCGATGATCCTTTCTCGTACGAGATCTCATCGAAGCTCTCAGAAATCTGCGTTACTCTTTCTATGGGTCTCGAAATGGGATGACTTCCTTCTAGGGCGTCCTTTCGAAAGATGGCAAGCAAGTTGGACAACGATTCTAGTTCCATTGAACGCCACTCCGGATGGATGTGTTCCACGCACAGAGTAGCTAAATAGGTGGCCACACCCTCTTTAAGCCAGAGATCGGTCCACCACTTCATGGTTACGAGATTTCCGAACCACTGGTGGGCCAACTCATGAGCCACTATATTGGAAAGTTCTTGTTTATCCTTAAGTGAGGAAAACTCACTGGAGTACAGAAGGGCAGTTTCTCTGTAAGTAACCAAGCCCCAGTTTTCCATGGCACCAATATTAAAGTCGGGCACGGCGAACTGATCGACCTTCGGGAGCGGGAACTTTATGCCGAACAGTTGCTCGTAGTATTCGAGAACTTTGGGTCCAAACTCCGAGGCATAATCACACTGATCGATGGCATTGGGTCTTGCCCAGGTGCGGAAAAGAGCGCCATTTGGCTGGGTGGACGGTTTGTGGGAGAAATCATTGACGGAATACGCCACCAAGTAGGTTGAGATCGGCACCGACTCTTGGAATTCCGTCCAAATGTAATCGCGAATCGACTCACTGCAAGACAGAAAAAGTcgaattaatatatataaatcctTGTTAAAGTAAAATGAAATGTACTGAGGCTTGGTTTTCTTCACGGGCATGTTGCTGAGACCCGTGAACTTCTTGTGATAGCCCAGGGTGATCGCAAAGGGTGCCTTATAGCCGGGTTCATCGAAGCAGGGAAAGGCCAATCGAGCTGAAGCTGGCTCAAAATGAGTAATGGAGATCCATCTGAAAGAAAAGCTGAGcgcattaaaacaaaaagaaaaccccAATTCGATTTGTTATTATCCACCTCGTTTCGTTGGCCAAAGGGTCAACATAAGAACTTCTGTAATATCCCTCCAGTTGATCGTTTAATTTGGCCCAAAAGGGCAAATTCAACTCATACACTTGGCCAGCCAAAAGTTCCTGGCAGGTGTTTAGGATATAAAAGTCGTGGGTGGGATTCACCTCCGTGGAGGTCACGCAGTTATCCTTTTTCCCCTCTCCGCTGATTTGTCGAAGAGTGATCTGGGACTCATCGATAGACAGATGCTTCGAGTGCAAAGTTATGTTTTTGGTGTTCTCCAGTGCTTCTATCTGAATTTTCACATTTCCGCCAAAGTGAAAATCCTCCACATTTTCCAGAATTGTGAGGATGCGCAAGTCATACTTCTGGGGTCGCAGAGCTGACGGCAGGCGATAATAATTATAGCTGGCATTGGCTGTCGCTAACCATAAGCCAAGAAGAAGTAGCACACTCCAATTCATTTTCTTTCTGTTGATAAAGAATTGTAAGTCCATTAAACTAAAAGAACTTTAAAATGTAACACTTAATCTAAGAGATAACCTGTATGCTTTGTGATGAGAAAGATAATGTGATCTGATAACAAAACACTCATCGGAGGgaagaataataaataaccaGATCAATAAacagtaaaaattaatacaataaCCACACATATCGATGAATctttatcatatcatataaaaTGCTATTAAATAAAGCACCGCAGCTTATGCAATGAGGCTTAGCACaataatcaattaatttgTCGGCACATTGTGGATCGGTTTGGGATTTTTTCGTTATCTTAGGGCGCGATTTAAACttgtacaaattatttatatgtacATACCTCTGATCGCAACGGAATCTAAAGTCCGAATGATGCTTATAGGAACATGGGGTTGAACATATATTAACAATTTCTGAGCGCGTTCTTTCAATACTCAAAGAGAGTTGAGCACTCTCTCTCAGAGTGTTATAATCTCTGTTTGGGCTCATGAATAAGCATAAGTTAGGTTGCTCCCCAATCAGAAATAAAggctttattatatatttctatatCAAGTAGTATTAGGtgctttatttaaaactttaaatattcattagCCAGGTCAACGTATTGTCTATAAATGATTTAGAACGCAGCGGGAGAATTGCTGGTAATTTCGCTCCATCCACTGAACATTGGTCTGCATTGCCTCCAAACTCTGCTGAATCGCCTGATGAACAACTTGCAGGGACTTTTCCtcatttttaacaaattccCTGAATTCCTTTAAGTCACTCGCTGTGATAACTTGCTCGGAAATAGCTGGCAAAAGTCGAGACATGCTCCTTGTCTGGGGATGAtagctaaaaaatataatttttagtctgattaaaaaaaaaaatgaattcatAACTTACTACTTAAGGATAAAGTCCACATTGTTGATTAGGTACTTCTTGGCCAGGAGGAAGCCCACTTCACTGGAGGCTACTGCTTGGAAGCTTAGCGAGGAGTCCTGAGTACGAATTGCTCCTTTGGGGTCAAACGCCGCCTCCAGGTAGTGCTGCAATATCCAAACTTCTCTAGAGCAACCAAGACTACTCAAAATGGTCTGCTTTTCGGATCCCACATTAGAGTTCTTATAGCGCGACCAGAGGAAATCCCATTCCTCATCAGTACCGTACTTTATTACGGAGCAGTACACGGTGCTACGAAAGTTGACCGGAATCGGGTTGTTCTCGTCGGGATTGGGCTCAGATTGCCAACTGCGGAAATAGGACTGTGCACGGGGTACACAATCGGACACCTGGTACTGACACGCCCAATCGACCACCACCGTCTTCAGAAGGATCTGATCCTCCTGCAGGATCGAGCCAAATGTGTCGTTCATCCCGTTCAGGTGTTCGTAGATTGGACTTAAGAGCTTTTTCATGTAGCGCTAAAATATTGGGGGATGTCATAAGAGAGTTGGGATGCCAAAGGAAGGTGCTTTCACCTACCTTAAAGAACACAAAGTTCGGAGTTTGCCGGAGAATGCGATTCAACAACTTGAGATTGTTGAAGGCCGATCTCCAGGGAAGAAGATCCCGCTCCCTTTGCAGATAGTCGGTCACCTGGAGTGCGGTCTCGTAGTCCTGCTCCCCTGTCCAAGCTAGGTACAGGATATCGTCTATAAGCTGTGCCCTGTTGATCACGTGAATACTCTGGAACTCCTCGCTGTTCAAAGTCTGGATCAGAAGTTTCCAATTCTGAGTATCATAGTTCACTTTGTATGGCGTCGACAGCTGGTTGTTAAAGATCACCCACTGATCGGGACCAGGAATATCCTGGATGGTCTTGGGAACGCTTTCGCCAGTCCTGGTGCACTCCATCCAGGCCTTGGGCGCCGTATTACCAAAGTCCTTCTCATTCTGGGTCGTGTAGCTCAGTGGGATCCACCAACATTTACCGTGCTCAGCTCGAGATATTGCAGTGTCCCGGAGGTATCGTTCTTGACTGAGCTTAGCAGTATTTGCCGAATAGTCACGGGTTACATTGACCAAGGGATACCTGAGAGGAAAACAAATACCAGATTAAGTGCTGAAAAAGGTTTTACGACTGCAGAAGGACCTACCCGGTTTGCAGAGTCCACGAGTCCATAATTGTCTTGATGTCATAGTCACTCGGTAATGCTCCACTTTCATGTGCAGCTTGAGTGAGGGACTCCCAAAGATTATCCTGTTCGGCGTTCTTGTAGGCATATAGCTGTAGATACGATTTGAGGCCGGATCGAAATGAATCTTCTCCCAGAAACAAGTGCATCATGCGCAGCACACAAGATCCCTTCTGGTACGAGATCTCATCGAAGCTTTCAGTGATCTGCGACACCATTTCAATGGGCCTCGATATTGGGTGACTGTTCACCAAAGCATCCAGTCGAAAAGAGGTCATCAAAGCGGAGAGAGCACTTCTGTCCTTTGAATGCCAATCGGGATAGATGTGCTCCACACCCAAGCTGCCGACATAAGTGGCGAATCCCTCGTTGAGCCAGAGATCAGTCCACCACTTCATGGTGACTAGATTGCCAAACCACTGATGAGCCAACTCATGGGCCACCACATAGGCCAGCAACTGCTTGTCCGCCAGAGAGGAACGACCCGGAGAGAAAAGGAGTCGGGACTCCCTAAAGGTCACCAGACCCCAGTTCTCCATGGCATTGTAACTCAAGTCGGGCACTGCAAACTGGTCGATCTTCGGAAGCGGAAATTTAATGTCGAAGAACTCATCGTAGTACTGCAGAACATTGGGTCCAAACTCAGCCGCAAAATCGCACTGATTTATGGCATTGGAACGGGCCCAGGTACGGAACTCGACGCTAGTTGGTAAAGTTGATAGCTTGTTGGAGAAATCATTAACGGAATATGCAACCAGGTAGGTAGACATCGGCACCGACTCCTCGAACTCCGTCCAAATGTAATCGGGAAGGGTCTCACTGTGAGGAGGTAATATTAGCAAGTAAATATATAGtacagaaaataaaacttactGTGGCTTGGTTTCCTTTACGGGCATATTGCTCAGGCCCGTGTAGTTTTTGTGATAACCCAATGTTACTACAAAGGTCGCCTTGTATCCAGGCTCATCAAAGCAGGGGAAGGCCAACCGTGCCGAGGCCGGTGCGAATTGGGTAATAGATATCCATCTGCAAATCATAATGGCAAGAATATAATATGTATATTGCCTTATTTATATCAAACCTCTTTTCGTTGGTCGCAGGATCCAAGTAGGAACTGCGGTAGTAGCCCTCAAGTTGTCGGTTCAACTCAGCCGAGAAGGGTAACTTAAGTTCATAGCTATGGCCAGCCAACAACTCCTGGCAGGTCTTAAGGATATAGAAGTCATGGGTGGGATTCACCGATGTGGAGGTCACGCAGTTGTCCAGACCCCCTTCACCCTCAATTTCCCGAAGAGTGATCTCAGTCTCATTGATGATCAGATTCTTTGAGTGCAATGTGATGTTACTGGTGGTTTCTAGAGCTTCTATTAGAATTTTTGCAGTTCCGTTAAAACGAAGATCCTCCGGATTTTCCAGTTGGGTTAGAATACTCAAGTGATACATTTGAGGTCGCAGAGATGCGGGAAGTCGATAGTAGTTATAACTGGATTCTGATTTGGCCATAGCTAGGCACAGCCAAAGGCAAACCACTAAAAGAGAGTACCTTTCCATTCTCGAATCTAAGGATGAGaacatattttcattttccaatAAAAGCAAAGGTAAATGGTGCATCTTTCTGTATTAGTCAACAATTAATTTTCACTTTAGTTTAATGTTCAGTTCTCCTTACGTAAAATGGCTTGTCATTATAAATTACTCTTATCAAATAACAAGACCACTGAACTATAGCACTTATGAACTAGAAATAAATCAGGGAATGAACTAAATAGGGagtgaaaattaattatttatgcaaCTCTAGTTGGATATCATTATTTGGCTGATTTATCAAGTTCTATATTTACAACTTTAAAGAGTTCTTGAAGCCAGTGCTTGTCCGCTATACCTCTGAACACAACGGAGACGAAAACGGAATGAAGCTAGTTTATAGATCaagatgaaaataatataagtaaCGAGATGCTTTCGGAGCGCCCTGCTTGAAGAAGAATGAGAGATTAACTCAGAGATCTGaaagtttatattttataaccggctctctctctctctctctgcctttcactcttttcttgtttcacaGTTTAAGATTTAAAAGCTTTCTATGCAGAACGAGTGCCTTAAACAGCtcttttttaaacattaacttactttgaaacaaaattaaatcttaCTTAGACATCCCCACATCAAAAACCACAGTATATCTTTTTGAACTAcgtatataatataatactatAGAACATTGTTTATTAACAAGGGGTTTTAGGGGATTTTAGACAATCTACAAGTGCTGCTGTATGGAGACCGAAAACTGGTGATAGTTTCGTTTCATCCACTGCACATTGGTCAGCATGATCTCCAAGCTCTGCTGGATCGCCTGATTAAGGCCCTTCAGGTACTGTCGAGAATTGGTGACAAAGGCTCTAAACCCATTCAGGTCACTCGTCGTGATGATTTGCTCGGAAATTTGCGAGAAAAGTCGAGACATGCTCCTTGTCTGGGGATAATAGCTGAAAGACACAATCTTAATAATACCATTTCgttttttataataacagAACTTACTACTTGTGAATAAGATCCACATTATCTGTTAAGTACTTCTTGGCCAACAGGACTCCGGCTTCCCGTGAGGCCACTGACTGGAAAGTAAGCGAGGAATCCTGCTTGCGAATGCCTCCCTTGGGATTGAAGGACCTTTCCAGATAGCGCTGCAATATCCAAACTTCTCTCGAGCAACCAAGGGTGCTCAAAATGGTCTGCTTCTCGGATCCCACATTGGAGTTCTTGTATCGCGCCCAAAGGAACTCCCAATCCTCATCAGTGCCGTACTTTATTGCCGCGCAGTACACAGCGCTGCGAAAGTTGACCGGAATCGGGTTGTTCTCGTCGGGATTGGGCTCGGATTGCCAACTGCGGAAGTGGGACCGTGCCCGGGGTACGCAATCGGACACCTGGTACTGGCATGCCCAATCGACCACCGTCGTTTTCAGCAGAATCTGGTCCTGATGCTGAAGCGAGCTGAATGTGTCGTTTATGCCGTTCAGGTCTTCGTAGATTGGACTTAATAGCTTCTTGATGTAGCGCTGATAAATTGGGGGATGTCAAAACAGAGTTGGGatgccaaaaaaaaggggCTTTACCTACCTTAAAGAACACAAAGTTCGGAGTTTGCCGGAGAATGCGATTCAGCAACTTGAGATTGTTAAAGGCCGATCTCCAGGGAAGCAGATCCCGCTCCCTTTGCAGATAGTCGGTCACCTGGAGTGCGGTCTCGTAGTCCTGTTCCCCCGTCCAAGCGAAGTACAGGACATCGTCTATAAGCTGGGCTCTATTCATAACGTGAATTTTCCTGAAATCCTCGCTGTTCAAAGTCTTGATCAAAAGTTTCCAATTCTGAGTATCGTAGTTCACTTTGTATGGTGTCGACAGCTGGTTGTTAAATATCACCCACTGATCGGGTCCAGGGAGATCCTGTATGGACTTGGGAATGCTCTCGCCAGTCCTGGTGCACTCCATCCAAGCCTTGGGCGCCGTATTACCAAAGTCCTTCTCATTCTGGGTCGTGAAGCTCAGTGGTATCCACCAACATCCAACACACTGGGCTCGAGATATCTCGGTATTCCTCAAATAACGTTCCTGGCTGAGCTTGGCTGTTCCTGCCGTATAATCACGGGTCACATTGACCATGGGATAACTGAAATTAATAAGATAAGTTTATAGTAAGGTTAACAATAATTTTGAACTATATTGAGTACCCACCCGGTTTGCAAAGTCCACGAGTCCATAATGGTCTTGATTTCATAGTTTGTGGGCAGTGCTCCAGTTTTATGTGCAGCTTGAGTGAGGGACTCCCAAAGATTATCCTGTTCGGCATTCTTGTAGGTGTACAACTGCAGATACGACTTCACTCCGGATCGGAAGGCGTCTTCGCCCATGAACAAATGCATCATACGCAGCACACTAGATCCCTTCTGGTACGAGATAGAGTCGAAGCTCTCTTCTATCTCCGTTACCATTTGAATGGGCCTCGATATTGGGTGACTACTAATCAAAGAGTCCAGACGGAAGGCGGTCACAATTGCGTACAATGAACCCCTGTCTTTTGAATTCCACTCCGGGTGGATGTCCTCCACTCCCAAACTGGCCACATAAGTGGCGAATCCCTCGTTAAGCCAGAGGTCCGTCCACCACTTCATCGTGACCAGATTTCCGAACCACTGATGGGCCAGCTCATGAGCTATGACAATCGCAAGGTCCTGCTTGTCCGCCAGGGAGGAGTGGTTCTCCGAGAAGAGAAGTGTGGACTCTCTATAATTCACCAGGCCCCAGTTCTCCATGGCACCGGCACTGAAATCGGGAACAGCCATCTGATCGATCTTGGGGAGGGGGTACTTTATGCCGAAGAACTGCTCATAGTATTGCAGTACTCTGGGTCCAAACTCGGCGGCAAAGTCACACTGGTCGATGGCATTGGGTCTGGCCCAGGTGCGGAACAGAGCGCCATTTGGAAGAGTCGAAGGCTTGTTGGCAAAATCGTTAACGGAATATGCCACCAGGTAAGTGGACATGGGCACTGACTCTTCGAAGTAGGTCCATATGTAGTCGGGAAGGTATTCACTGTAGTAAGGAAACGCGTGTTTGACcctattaaatatattttaaagtaagaAAGACTTACTGGGGCTTTGTTTCCTTTACAGGCATATTGCTAAGACCCGTGAACTTCTTGTGATAGCCCAATGTGACCACAAAGGAGGCCTTGTAAGCTGGCTCATCGAAGCAGGGAAAGGCCTTTCGAGCCGAAGCCGGTTCAAATTGGGTGGCAGACAACCATCTAAAAATGTGCCAAAATTATCAGATCGATCGATATTGAATCTATAAGCAAAGAACTCACCGCGTAACGTTAGCATCGGGATCTATGTAAGAACTGCGATAGTAGCCAATAAGTTGTCGACTTAAATCTGCCGAGAAGGGCAAGCTCAGCTTGTAAACATTTCCTGCCAAGAGTTCCTCACAGGTGTTAAGAATATAGAAGTCGTGGACGGGGTTCACTGATGTGGAGGACACACAGATATCCCTAGTTCCTTTTCCGCTGATGAGTCGAAGAGTTATCTCTGAGTCATCGATGGTTAGATTCTTCGAGTGCAGCGTTATGTTCCTGGTATTTTCCAGGGCTTCAATAACGATTTTCACAGTTCCGGTAAAGCGAAGTTCATCTGGATTGTCCAGCAATGTTAGGATACGCAAATAATACTTTTGAGGCTTCAAAGACGTTGGCAAACGATAGTAGTTATAACCAGACACTGAGTTGGCCGTGGATGCACATAAACCCTGGCCGATTGCCAGCACAAAGAACAGAAACCACTTCATAACCAATTCTAAAggaaaaagtaaataatatttatagttcAAGCGTAACGAAGTGAACTAtttacagaaaatttggttCGACACCCACATAAGTGATTTATATtatggaaaataaatgaaagtataaagcaaaaatgtactatcaaatctattttaaaaattaacggAGTTTAACGAACTAAAATTATTATCGCATATGAGCGAAAAGTGTCTTTACTTATGAGAAAAGTAAGCAGTATTAAAGGGTATTTTCACATTTAGCTATCAAAAACACTGTTTATTCATGTGGCTAATCAACATCATTATCATAAACTAAAATCTATTGAACTCGTGAGCTTAGTCTTGAACCGGATCGTTATAGTTAATCAGAATTTTAAGAgttaattaattgttttaaacgTAAGCAATTATTATTCTTTGTGGCACTaatgttattatattttgtatagcATATTTGTTGCAATTATTGTTCTAATTAACACTTATAATGCTTTACAGCAAAATGTGATAATGGGAAATTGCTGAGGCACTGTAAAAGTTGTAGATCAAAGTTCAGAATTCGCGACTGGctaattaaaagtgatttCTTTGAATGCATAGGTATAATTTCAGGTTTTTGGCTGTACGTTAAGAACAAGTTTTTAAGTGAATTTGTACTACATTGTGATTTCGcaacttatttgtttatttagaagaaaaaaccaaaccaaaaccgaaaGCAGCAAGCGGCACTACTGAACTCACCAGAGGACGGTGACCGAATGCGGCTATTTGAAGATCGAACAGAGTATACAATTCTGGAGAGCACTGTTTTCAGAGAAACATGGAAAAATGAGAGGTTGTCTTGGGCGCAGAGAATAAATATCAGCTACAATACAAAACTGGGCTTAcccggcgtatgcgtaatctGAAGACCCATAGCTCACAGTAGTTTTAATTAAGAGATATGAATAAGGTTTGTGAAATATATAGACAAATATGTGAAACAAATAAGgttaatttattattactaCCCGCAAGTGCagagtatttttaaaatgcttaCTGGGTTGTGTCGATGGATCGGTTAAAATTAGTTCTGGCAGTCAGGCAAATTATAGTTCACTTCTATGGTATAttagaaagtgtattttaccataacaaattaaataaataatatttaaacaggTCGTTGAactaaattaacttttttccatattattttaaagttattgaATATATCATCATCAATTTTTGATTAACCCCACGTTAGAAATGAAAACTCTTTCTTCTTGAGATACACGAATAATACTAGAGtattaaatagtttatttAAGAGACTTTAAACATTCATAATATTCCTGCTGAAATCAAGAGAATCTTTCCTTAATGAGCTGATGAGAGGCTGGACTGGCAAAGTCTAGAGGAGCTGCTGGATGGAGCGGGACATCTGGTGGTAGTTCCGCTCCTTCCACTGCACATTGGTGAGCATTATCTCCAGGGTCTGCTGGATGGCCTGCTCCAGGCCCTTGAGCGACTGGCGGGAGTTGTTGACGAAGTCCTTGAACTCATTGAAGTCGCTCAGTGTGATGACCTGCTCGGAGAGCGGGGACAGCAGGCGTGACATGTCCTTGGTCAGCGGATGGTAGCTGAAAAACAGTAATCTCTTACTTCGAATTTCTTCTTAATAAACCCTTAAACTTACAATTTGTAGATGAAGTCAACGTTGTCCATGAAATACTTCTTCGCCAGCAGGAAGCCCACCTCGTTGAAGGCCACCGCCTGGAAGGCCCACATC is a window of Drosophila biarmipes strain raj3 chromosome 3R, RU_DBia_V1.1, whole genome shotgun sequence DNA encoding:
- the LOC108026440 gene encoding aminopeptidase N, translating into MNWSVLLLLGLWLATANASYNYYRLPSALRPQKYDLRILTILENVEDFHFGGNVKIQIEALENTKNITLHSKHLSIDESQITLRQISGEGKKDNCVTSTEVNPTHDFYILNTCQELLAGQVYELNLPFWAKLNDQLEGYYRSSYVDPLANETRWISITHFEPASARLAFPCFDEPGYKAPFAITLGYHKKFTGLSNMPVKKTKPHESIRDYIWTEFQESVPISTYLVAYSVNDFSHKPSTQPNGALFRTWARPNAIDQCDYASEFGPKVLEYYEQLFGIKFPLPKVDQFAVPDFNIGAMENWGLVTYRETALLYSSEFSSLKDKQELSNIVAHELAHQWFGNLVTMKWWTDLWLKEGVATYLATLCVEHIHPEWRSMELESLSNLLAIFRKDALEGSHPISRPIERVTQISESFDEISYEKGSSVLRMMHLFLGEESFRMGLKSYLERYAYKNAEQDNLWESLTQAAHKTGSLPRDYDIKTIMDSWTLQTGYPVLNVTRDYAAKTAEISQERYLLNTELSRTGKECWWVPLSYTTQEEKDFNNTSPKAWMECSRTGESPVKTIEDLPGPDQWVMFNNLLSSPYKVNYDAQNWKLLIETLNGEGFQSIHVINRAQLIDDVLYLAWTGEQDYEIALQLIKYLHQERELLPWKSAFENLKLLNRIVRQTPNFEFFRNFVKQLITPVYKHLNGINDTFSSIQQQDQILLKSMVVDWACQYQVADCVPQALAYYRNWRSEADPDEKNPVPINVRNTVYCTLIKVGSDADWEFLWTRYKNSNVAAEKKTILTALGCSREVWLLQRYLELIFHPKEEVRKQDSKWAFQAVAKTELGFLLAKKYFMDNVEFINNFYHQLTRSLTRLLEPLEKQVFSRKDYNEFKEFVINSKGSFKGSEEAIQRALEVMLTNVQWKERNYEQFTRAIKKLL
- the LOC108026352 gene encoding aminopeptidase N; translation: MERYSLLVVCLWLCLAMAKSESSYNYYRLPASLRPQMYHLSILTQLENPEDLRFNGTAKILIEALETTSNITLHSKNLIINETEITLREIEGEGGLDNCVTSTSVNPTHDFYILKTCQELLAGHSYELKLPFSAELNRQLEGYYRSSYLDPATNEKRWISITQFAPASARLAFPCFDEPGYKATFVVTLGYHKNYTGLSNMPVKETKPHETLPDYIWTEFEESVPMSTYLVAYSVNDFSNKLSTLPTSVEFRTWARSNAINQCDFAAEFGPNVLQYYDEFFDIKFPLPKIDQFAVPDLSYNAMENWGLVTFRESRLLFSPGRSSLADKQLLAYVVAHELAHQWFGNLVTMKWWTDLWLNEGFATYVGSLGVEHIYPDWHSKDRSALSALMTSFRLDALVNSHPISRPIEMVSQITESFDEISYQKGSCVLRMMHLFLGEDSFRSGLKSYLQLYAYKNAEQDNLWESLTQAAHESGALPSDYDIKTIMDSWTLQTGYPLVNVTRDYSANTAKLSQERYLRDTAISRAEHGKCWWIPLSYTTQNEKDFGNTAPKAWMECTRTGESVPKTIQDIPGPDQWVIFNNQLSTPYKVNYDTQNWKLLIQTLNSEEFQSIHVINRAQLIDDILYLAWTGEQDYETALQVTDYLQRERDLLPWRSAFNNLKLLNRILRQTPNFVFFKRYMKKLLSPIYEHLNGMNDTFGSILQEDQILLKTVVVDWACQYQVSDCVPRAQSYFRSWQSEPNPDENNPIPVNFRSTVYCSVIKYGTDEEWDFLWSRYKNSNVGSEKQTILSSLGCSREVWILQHYLEAAFDPKGAIRTQDSSLSFQAVASSEVGFLLAKKYLINNVDFILKYYHPQTRSMSRLLPAISEQVITASDLKEFREFVKNEEKSLQVVHQAIQQSLEAMQTNVQWMERNYQQFSRCVLNHL
- the LOC108026351 gene encoding aminopeptidase N isoform X2; amino-acid sequence: MGLQITHTPELVMKWFLFFVLAIGQGLCASTANSVSGYNYYRLPTSLKPQKYYLRILTLLDNPDELRFTGTVKIVIEALENTRNITLHSKNLTIDDSEITLRLISGKGTRDICVSSTSVNPVHDFYILNTCEELLAGNVYKLSLPFSADLSRQLIGYYRSSYIDPDANVTRWLSATQFEPASARKAFPCFDEPAYKASFVVTLGYHKKFTGLSNMPVKETKPHEYLPDYIWTYFEESVPMSTYLVAYSVNDFANKPSTLPNGALFRTWARPNAIDQCDFAAEFGPRVLQYYEQFFGIKYPLPKIDQMAVPDFSAGAMENWGLVNYRESTLLFSENHSSLADKQDLAIVIAHELAHQWFGNLVTMKWWTDLWLNEGFATYVASLGVEDIHPEWNSKDRGSLYAIVTAFRLDSLISSHPISRPIQMVTEIEESFDSISYQKGSSVLRMMHLFMGEDAFRSGVKSYLQLYTYKNAEQDNLWESLTQAAHKTGALPTNYEIKTIMDSWTLQTGYPMVNVTRDYTAGTAKLSQERYLRNTEISRAQCVGCWWIPLSFTTQNEKDFGNTAPKAWMECTRTGESIPKSIQDLPGPDQWVIFNNQLSTPYKVNYDTQNWKLLIKTLNSEDFRKIHVMNRAQLIDDVLYFAWTGEQDYETALQVTDYLQRERDLLPWRSAFNNLKLLNRILRQTPNFVFFKRYIKKLLSPIYEDLNGINDTFSSLQHQDQILLKTTVVDWACQYQVSDCVPRARSHFRSWQSEPNPDENNPIPVNFRSAVYCAAIKYGTDEDWEFLWARYKNSNVGSEKQTILSTLGCSREVWILQRYLERSFNPKGGIRKQDSSLTFQSVASREAGVLLAKKYLTDNVDLIHKYYYPQTRSMSRLFSQISEQIITTSDLNGFRAFVTNSRQYLKGLNQAIQQSLEIMLTNVQWMKRNYHQFSVSIQQHL
- the LOC108026351 gene encoding aminopeptidase N isoform X1 is translated as MGLQITHTPVLSRIVYSVRSSNSRIRSPSSELVMKWFLFFVLAIGQGLCASTANSVSGYNYYRLPTSLKPQKYYLRILTLLDNPDELRFTGTVKIVIEALENTRNITLHSKNLTIDDSEITLRLISGKGTRDICVSSTSVNPVHDFYILNTCEELLAGNVYKLSLPFSADLSRQLIGYYRSSYIDPDANVTRWLSATQFEPASARKAFPCFDEPAYKASFVVTLGYHKKFTGLSNMPVKETKPHEYLPDYIWTYFEESVPMSTYLVAYSVNDFANKPSTLPNGALFRTWARPNAIDQCDFAAEFGPRVLQYYEQFFGIKYPLPKIDQMAVPDFSAGAMENWGLVNYRESTLLFSENHSSLADKQDLAIVIAHELAHQWFGNLVTMKWWTDLWLNEGFATYVASLGVEDIHPEWNSKDRGSLYAIVTAFRLDSLISSHPISRPIQMVTEIEESFDSISYQKGSSVLRMMHLFMGEDAFRSGVKSYLQLYTYKNAEQDNLWESLTQAAHKTGALPTNYEIKTIMDSWTLQTGYPMVNVTRDYTAGTAKLSQERYLRNTEISRAQCVGCWWIPLSFTTQNEKDFGNTAPKAWMECTRTGESIPKSIQDLPGPDQWVIFNNQLSTPYKVNYDTQNWKLLIKTLNSEDFRKIHVMNRAQLIDDVLYFAWTGEQDYETALQVTDYLQRERDLLPWRSAFNNLKLLNRILRQTPNFVFFKRYIKKLLSPIYEDLNGINDTFSSLQHQDQILLKTTVVDWACQYQVSDCVPRARSHFRSWQSEPNPDENNPIPVNFRSAVYCAAIKYGTDEDWEFLWARYKNSNVGSEKQTILSTLGCSREVWILQRYLERSFNPKGGIRKQDSSLTFQSVASREAGVLLAKKYLTDNVDLIHKYYYPQTRSMSRLFSQISEQIITTSDLNGFRAFVTNSRQYLKGLNQAIQQSLEIMLTNVQWMKRNYHQFSVSIQQHL